The following nucleotide sequence is from Desulfovibrio aminophilus DSM 12254.
GGATCAGGCCGATCTTCGTCATGAAACCCTCCTCGTCTTCGGCCGGCCCGCGCCACGCGGACCATTGCCGCCGAAGCAGTCTACAAGGGCAGCAAGACCGATGCCAGAATGGAAAGCATGGAATATCAGCATGTTGTCAAGAAATGGGGATCGGACAGGCTTGAAACGCGCCCCCTTTCCACCCGCCCTTCCGCCCGGGACTGGACCCTTCGCGCGGGCGGAACGCCGGAGCGGCGGTGGAACAAGGCGGCCGGAACATGCGCGCGACGGCTCCACCGGCGGCGCGGGGCCCAAAGAGCCGTTCATGGCGCGAAACACGCCCACATCGACGCCAAGGGATCAAAACGCGCCCATGCGGCGCTCCACGCGCCGGGGCGGCCCGGCTTCGCCGGATTTCAGAAAGACGAGGAGAGGCGACGGGAGGGCGGCCCCATGAGAAAGAATCCCGCCTTCCCGTAGACCGGCGAAGCCGGCCTAGGTTTTGCTGAGGACGTCGCGCAGGGTGTCGGCGAACTCGTCCAGTTCGAAGGGCTTGGCGATGTAGCCGTCCATGCCCGCCTCCAGGAAGGTCTCGCGGTCGCCCTTCATGGCGTGGGCGGTCATGGCGATGATGGGGATGCGGCGGTCCAGGATTCCGGCCTCCCCGGCGCGCACGGCGCGGGTCACTTCCAGGCCGTCCACGCCGGGCATCTGCACGTCCAGGAGCAGGAGGTCGAAGCGGTCCTGGGCCAGGATCTCCAGCGTCCGGCGGCCGTCCTCCGCGGCGGTCACGTTGTGCCCGAGCTTTTCCAGGACGCGGGTGACGAGGATGCGGTTGATGCGGCTGTCCTCGGCCACCAGGACATTGAGCCGCGCGCCGGGCAGACGGACGCGTTCGCGGCGGTCGCGCGCCAGTGATTCCTCCGGGCCGGGCAGGCGGACCTCGACGGTGACGCAGATCGTGGCGCCCTGCCCCGGTTCGCTGTCCACGGCGATGGAGCCGTGCATGAGCGTGACGATGCGCTTGACGATGCCCAGACCCAGACCGGTGCCCTGGTACTTGCGGCCGAAGGAGCCGTCGGCCTGGGTGAAGGGTTCGAAGATGTAGGCCGCCTGCTCCGGGTCGATGCCGATGCCCGAGTCCGAGACCATGAGCAGCAGACGGACGCGCTCCGGTCCGGGGCGCACGGGCAGGATCGAGAGGTCCGCGCGCACGAAGCCCCGATCCGTGAACTTCACGGCGTTGCCCAAGAGATTGAAGAGCACCTGGCGCAGGCGGCCCGGGTCGCCCACGAGGATTTCCGGCACGTCCGCGTCGACGTGCCAATCCAGGCGCAGGCCCTTGCTCCGGGCCTGGCCCAGGAAGGAGTCGGCCACCTGACGCAGGAGCATGGCGGGCTCGAAGGGCTCGGCGGCCAGGACCATCTTGCCCGCCTCCACGGCCGAAAGGTCGAGGATGTCGTTGATGACCGAGAGCAGGCTGCGCGCGGAAACCAGGGCGATGTCGGCGTACTCGGCCTGTTCGCCGGTGAGTTCGGAACGGCCGAGCAGTTGGAGCATGCCCATGACCGCGTTCAGCGGGGTGCGGATCTCGTGGCTCATGTTGGCCAGGAATTCGCTCTTGGCCCGGCTGGCGGACTCGGCGGCCAGGCGCGCGCCGCGCAGGCGCTCCTCGGTCTCGCGGCGGCGGGCCATTTCGGCCACCAGCTCGTCGTTGGTCTGAACCAGCTCCTCGTTGGTGGAGGACATTTCCTCGTTGGCGGCGGAAAGCTCCTCGTTCATGGCCGAGAGCTGTTCGTTCATGGCCGAAAGCTGTTCGTTGAGGGCCTGGCGCTCCCGTTCGGCCAGCTTGCGCTGGGTCACGTCCTCCACCGTGCCCTCGATGCGGATCATCCGGCCGTCGGCGTCGTAGACGGCCCGGGCGTTGACCGAACCCCAGAGCAGGCTGCCGTCCAGGCGGCGGTAGGCGATCTCCTGGCCCCGGATCTCGCCGCGCTCGCGGGCCAGGCCCAGCAGCCGTTCCCGGTCCTTGAGGTCCACGTAGTGGCGGACGGCGAAGTCCCGGCCCCGGGCCTCCATGTCCCGCGCGTCCTCGTAGCCGAACATCCGGGCCATGGCCGGATTGACCCTGATCGCCGCGCCTTGGACGTCGGTGAGATAGAACCCGTTGATGGCGTTCTCGAAGATGTCGCGGTAGCGCAGTTCGGCCCCGCGCGCGGCCAGATGCTCGGCCTTGAGG
It contains:
- a CDS encoding response regulator, which codes for MRNWIRRRLGLTFSLVLVLILAVAMACIGVVLRQRLLRMETAVSQENERSVRTQAAQLLARSVQDQAGHLDALFRSFESQVRTAAAQVAFLLEYAELHAAEAPSREVPTPGPGGWLVNDSRALTQALRRAGPISARADIEIAALAHLGPTLDGLQRNDPLCRSAWFAGASGYIRRAPNPGRESLPEADVDLLARPAFRLAAPESDPGRGPRWTSVYEDGLSGEPVVSVAVPAYSVSGAFLGVAGMDLSLAAVGERVFGGPHPPVSLGPAVTRTRFEGEFSLLVTPDGEILAARPSDLVRLGLPGDGRSRLNLGGAENPESRRLAREVRRGVGGSLTLVLGDRNWSAFHHPIAVTGWSLCLFVPEEELQAAVAHSRNVIESAVDELGMPMLLIPLAFMAVASVFVLLFFRMLLLRPIRRLQDGFAALGAGDLDAHVDERLPGELGGLARAFNETVRSLKAEHLAARGAELRYRDIFENAINGFYLTDVQGAAIRVNPAMARMFGYEDARDMEARGRDFAVRHYVDLKDRERLLGLARERGEIRGQEIAYRRLDGSLLWGSVNARAVYDADGRMIRIEGTVEDVTQRKLAERERQALNEQLSAMNEQLSAMNEELSAANEEMSSTNEELVQTNDELVAEMARRRETEERLRGARLAAESASRAKSEFLANMSHEIRTPLNAVMGMLQLLGRSELTGEQAEYADIALVSARSLLSVINDILDLSAVEAGKMVLAAEPFEPAMLLRQVADSFLGQARSKGLRLDWHVDADVPEILVGDPGRLRQVLFNLLGNAVKFTDRGFVRADLSILPVRPGPERVRLLLMVSDSGIGIDPEQAAYIFEPFTQADGSFGRKYQGTGLGLGIVKRIVTLMHGSIAVDSEPGQGATICVTVEVRLPGPEESLARDRRERVRLPGARLNVLVAEDSRINRILVTRVLEKLGHNVTAAEDGRRTLEILAQDRFDLLLLDVQMPGVDGLEVTRAVRAGEAGILDRRIPIIAMTAHAMKGDRETFLEAGMDGYIAKPFELDEFADTLRDVLSKT